The proteins below are encoded in one region of Chitinophagales bacterium:
- a CDS encoding DUF1343 domain-containing protein, whose protein sequence is MQKFFLTELILLIFYSSCFPQVIQPEDNVTTGAERTEQYVNYLKNKNIALCVNQTSVLGNKNLIDTLLHYHLTIKKIFAPEHGFRGKGDAGENILNTIDSATKIPVISLYGNHLKPQPADLNDLDVIVYDIQDVGVRCYTYISTLHYLMESCAENNIELFILDRPDPNGFYVDGPVLDTAFRSFVGLDPVPLVYGMTTAEYALMLNGERWLSNGEQCKLRYVTCGGYDHNMMYSLPVTPSPNLRDMTAIYLYPSLCFFEGTTVSVGRGTDKPFKVIGFPLFKGGNVVFTPVSMAGAKNPPYLNVKCHGKDLSGLNTGFFFENKKILLQWLMTMYEATPGKDKFFIPFFDKLAGTDKLRIQIEKGVAEMEIRRSWEPGLSQYKVTRKKYLLYPDFD, encoded by the coding sequence ATGCAAAAATTCTTTTTAACTGAACTCATTCTCCTCATTTTTTATAGTTCCTGTTTCCCTCAGGTTATACAACCTGAAGATAATGTAACAACAGGTGCAGAACGAACAGAACAATATGTAAACTATCTTAAAAATAAAAATATTGCCTTATGTGTTAACCAGACTTCTGTTCTTGGAAATAAGAACCTTATAGATACTTTATTGCATTACCATCTTACTATAAAAAAAATATTTGCCCCTGAACATGGATTCAGAGGTAAAGGAGATGCAGGCGAAAATATATTGAATACAATTGATTCAGCGACTAAAATTCCGGTAATTTCTTTGTATGGAAATCACCTGAAACCTCAGCCTGCGGATCTAAATGATTTAGATGTTATTGTCTATGATATTCAGGATGTAGGTGTGCGCTGTTATACTTACATTTCCACACTGCATTATCTGATGGAATCATGCGCCGAAAACAATATTGAATTGTTCATTCTGGACCGGCCGGATCCAAATGGGTTCTATGTTGACGGACCGGTATTGGATACTGCTTTCAGATCTTTTGTAGGACTTGATCCTGTTCCATTGGTTTATGGAATGACTACAGCAGAATATGCCCTGATGCTGAATGGCGAGCGCTGGCTTTCCAATGGTGAACAATGTAAACTGAGATATGTAACGTGCGGTGGATATGATCACAATATGATGTATAGCTTGCCGGTAACCCCATCTCCCAATTTGCGGGACATGACGGCTATCTATTTATACCCATCACTTTGTTTCTTTGAAGGAACAACAGTAAGTGTAGGCCGCGGAACAGATAAGCCTTTCAAGGTGATCGGCTTTCCGCTATTTAAAGGTGGAAATGTTGTTTTCACACCTGTAAGCATGGCCGGAGCAAAAAATCCTCCATACCTGAATGTGAAGTGTCATGGTAAGGATTTATCAGGACTTAATACCGGATTTTTTTTTGAAAACAAGAAAATTTTATTGCAATGGCTGATGACAATGTATGAAGCGACCCCCGGCAAGGATAAATTTTTTATCCCTTTTTTTGATAAGCTTGCAGGCACAGATAAATTAAGAATACAAATTGAAAAAGGAGTGGCTGAAATGGAGATACGCAGAAGCTGGGAACCCGGATTGTCTCAATATAAGGTGACAAGAAAGAAATATTTGCTGTATCCCGATTTTGATTAA
- a CDS encoding ABC transporter permease: MNLEYFISQRIAFNRSPSFSRLIIRVAITAVALSLAVMIIAGSIVSGFQKEISEKMFGFWGHIAIRSIQQGNSYEEVPVSFIQPFYPSLDTVKGIRHIQIFATKAGILKTDSDIEGIVLKGIGPDYDWSFLNHSMVAGKPFNAADTSARNKIIISQSTAERLQLKAGDHVLVYFVQQPMRYRKLLIAGIYKTGLAEYDRLYALVDIEQIQKLNDWQADEVGGFEVSINDINDMDKFAYLINEKYAGQELAAQTVKEENPNLFDWLGLQSMNEHVILILMILVAIINMTTVLLILILERTNMIGILKSLGGSNWLIRKIFLYQTAYITGTGILLGNVIGIGLCLVQKYFHVITLPEDSYYVRVAPVLLNPAFIAGLNIGTLLVCFFTLIIPSYLVSRITPVKAIRFK, translated from the coding sequence ATGAATCTTGAATATTTCATTTCGCAAAGGATCGCTTTTAACCGCTCTCCTTCATTTTCAAGGTTGATCATAAGGGTTGCCATTACAGCCGTTGCTTTAAGTCTTGCAGTGATGATTATTGCCGGCTCAATTGTAAGTGGTTTTCAAAAAGAGATCAGTGAGAAAATGTTTGGCTTCTGGGGTCATATCGCCATACGGTCTATTCAACAAGGTAATTCTTACGAGGAAGTTCCGGTTTCATTTATTCAGCCATTTTATCCCTCACTCGATACGGTAAAAGGTATTCGTCATATCCAGATTTTTGCGACCAAAGCAGGAATTCTTAAAACAGACTCCGACATTGAAGGCATTGTTCTTAAGGGAATTGGACCCGATTATGATTGGAGCTTTTTAAACCATTCCATGGTTGCTGGAAAACCATTTAATGCAGCAGATACTTCAGCAAGAAATAAAATAATTATTTCGCAATCCACTGCAGAGCGACTGCAATTAAAAGCAGGTGACCATGTGTTGGTATATTTTGTTCAGCAACCTATGAGATACCGGAAACTTTTGATTGCAGGAATTTATAAAACAGGATTAGCAGAATATGACCGCTTGTATGCCCTGGTTGATATTGAGCAGATTCAAAAATTGAATGACTGGCAGGCTGATGAGGTGGGGGGGTTTGAAGTTTCCATAAATGATATAAACGACATGGATAAGTTTGCATATCTTATCAATGAAAAATATGCCGGCCAGGAATTAGCTGCACAAACTGTTAAAGAAGAAAATCCGAATCTGTTTGACTGGCTGGGATTACAGAGCATGAACGAGCATGTGATATTGATCTTAATGATTCTGGTTGCAATAATAAATATGACTACCGTGCTTTTAATTTTAATCCTGGAAAGAACTAATATGATCGGTATCCTGAAATCGCTGGGAGGATCAAACTGGTTGATCCGTAAAATTTTTCTTTACCAGACCGCCTATATAACCGGCACCGGTATATTATTAGGGAATGTAATTGGAATAGGATTATGCCTTGTTCAAAAATATTTTCATGTAATTACTTTGCCGGAAGATTCTTATTATGTGCGGGTAGCACCAGTATTGCTTAATCCGGCCTTTATAGCAGGATTAAATATCGGGACATTATTGGTTTGTTTTTTTACGCTGATTATACCTTCCTATCTGGTTTCCAGAATAACTCCTGTGAAAGCAATACGGTTTAAATAA
- a CDS encoding Do family serine endopeptidase: MNIKKLGLTAFVAIVSALVAVSAYKYLDNKYNPVSFEQRQASSHFAQVNYDPMPSAGLTDFRYAAKITTPGVVHIKTSYAPRQASRNDQANPFRDFFGDDFNPFGQPFQQQPSESSGSGVIISDDGYIVTNNHVIDKGDKIQVILADKKTYEAKVIGTDASTDLALIKIDEDNLPFISFGNSDSISVGEWVLAVGNPFNLESTVTAGIVSAKGRNINIIGRESRDRGQSNDAIEAYIQTDAAVNPGNSGGALVDTRGALIGINSAIATPTGTFAGYSFAVPVNIVKKVVNDLMKFGVVQRGFLGVSIATVTDDLAKAKHLDNLNGVYIDSVNSGSAASAAGLKHGDVITKINNSMVNTSPELQEQVSRYHPGDKISVTYLREGKEKTADVVLKNREGNTEYIKKEEVSSQATLEALGAEFTELNDKEKKDLGLNGGVKVIKLNDGILSRNTSIREGFIITKLGDRNINSVNDLKNALASKKGGVMMEGRYPDFPGQYYYAFGL; encoded by the coding sequence ATGAATATTAAGAAACTTGGCCTCACTGCTTTTGTGGCCATCGTTAGTGCATTGGTAGCTGTATCAGCTTACAAATATCTTGATAATAAATACAACCCTGTCTCCTTTGAACAGAGGCAGGCTTCCTCTCATTTTGCGCAGGTTAATTATGACCCTATGCCAAGTGCAGGACTTACAGACTTCAGGTATGCTGCTAAAATTACAACCCCTGGAGTGGTACATATAAAGACCAGCTATGCTCCCCGCCAGGCTTCCCGTAACGATCAGGCTAATCCTTTTCGTGATTTTTTTGGGGACGACTTTAATCCATTCGGTCAGCCTTTCCAGCAGCAGCCATCTGAATCATCGGGTTCAGGTGTTATCATTTCTGATGATGGCTATATTGTAACAAATAACCACGTGATTGATAAAGGTGATAAAATTCAGGTGATTCTCGCGGATAAAAAAACCTATGAGGCAAAGGTAATAGGAACTGATGCCTCTACGGATCTTGCTCTTATAAAAATTGATGAGGATAATCTTCCATTCATCTCTTTTGGCAATTCAGATTCCATAAGCGTAGGAGAATGGGTTTTGGCTGTAGGGAATCCATTTAACCTGGAATCTACGGTAACAGCAGGTATTGTAAGTGCGAAAGGAAGAAATATCAATATTATTGGACGTGAAAGCAGAGATCGTGGCCAGTCCAACGATGCGATTGAAGCATATATACAAACAGATGCTGCTGTAAACCCAGGGAATAGCGGAGGTGCATTGGTTGATACCCGTGGGGCACTGATTGGTATAAATTCCGCTATTGCTACACCGACCGGAACATTTGCCGGTTATTCATTTGCAGTACCAGTGAACATTGTTAAAAAAGTGGTGAATGACCTTATGAAATTCGGTGTAGTTCAGCGCGGATTTCTTGGAGTTAGCATTGCAACTGTTACAGATGATCTTGCTAAGGCAAAACACCTCGATAATTTGAATGGTGTGTATATTGATTCCGTAAACAGTGGCAGCGCCGCTTCTGCCGCCGGTTTAAAGCATGGTGATGTAATAACCAAAATTAATAATAGTATGGTTAATACTTCTCCTGAACTGCAGGAACAAGTTTCCCGCTACCATCCCGGTGATAAAATCAGCGTAACTTATTTAAGGGAAGGAAAGGAAAAAACTGCAGATGTAGTTCTGAAAAACAGGGAAGGGAATACGGAATACATTAAAAAAGAAGAAGTCAGCTCTCAGGCTACTTTGGAAGCCTTAGGTGCAGAATTCACGGAATTAAATGATAAAGAAAAGAAGGATTTAGGCTTGAATGGTGGAGTAAAGGTGATTAAGCTTAACGATGGCATTCTCAGCCGTAATACCAGTATCCGTGAAGGATTCATTATTACAAAGCTGGGTGATCGTAACATCAACAGTGTAAATGACCTTAAAAATGCTTTAGCAAGTAAAAAAGGTGGTGTAATGATGGAAGGCCGGTATCCTGATTTTCCAGGTCAATATTATTATGCGTTCGGATTATAA
- a CDS encoding methionyl-tRNA formyltransferase codes for MSGLKENSLKIVFLGTPEFAVPSLEILIRNNYDIVAVVTSADKAAGRGLQLQSSPIKKFALNHGLQVLQPNNLKDENFIDDLKKLNADLQVVVAFRMLPEVVWSMPRLGTFNLHASLLPLYRGAAPINRAIMNGETETGLTTFFLKQEIDTGKIIFQDKISIVQNETAGELHDRMKIAGAELVLKTVQAIGNGDYPQVEQPVTNNLKKAPKIFKEDCRINWNENSNTIHNQIRGLSPHPGAFTFINDKILKIFSAGKIMETPTVSPGQINTAENSVLRFAAQDGWIEVHELQLEGKRIMKTVEFLKGFRF; via the coding sequence ATGAGCGGATTAAAAGAAAATAGTTTAAAAATAGTTTTCCTTGGTACCCCGGAGTTCGCGGTTCCCTCCCTTGAAATTTTAATCAGAAATAATTATGATATAGTTGCTGTGGTCACTTCTGCTGATAAAGCCGCAGGAAGAGGATTGCAACTACAATCTTCGCCCATTAAAAAATTTGCATTAAACCATGGGTTGCAGGTTCTGCAACCAAATAATTTAAAGGATGAAAATTTTATTGATGACCTTAAGAAACTAAATGCTGATTTGCAGGTAGTAGTGGCATTCCGAATGCTGCCAGAGGTGGTATGGAGCATGCCTCGCCTGGGCACATTTAATCTTCATGCTTCTTTATTGCCGTTATATCGTGGTGCTGCCCCGATTAACCGCGCAATTATGAACGGCGAAACTGAAACAGGGTTAACAACATTTTTCCTTAAGCAGGAAATTGATACGGGTAAAATAATTTTCCAGGATAAAATAAGTATTGTTCAAAATGAGACAGCGGGAGAATTGCATGACCGAATGAAAATAGCCGGAGCAGAATTGGTGCTGAAGACAGTACAGGCAATCGGAAATGGAGACTATCCGCAGGTGGAACAACCAGTAACAAACAATTTAAAAAAAGCACCTAAAATCTTTAAAGAAGACTGCAGGATCAACTGGAACGAAAATAGTAATACGATACATAACCAAATCAGGGGATTGTCTCCTCATCCGGGAGCTTTTACGTTTATCAATGATAAAATATTAAAGATTTTTTCTGCCGGAAAAATTATGGAAACCCCCACTGTTTCACCTGGTCAGATCAATACTGCAGAAAATTCAGTTTTGCGCTTTGCTGCTCAAGATGGATGGATAGAAGTGCATGAACTACAACTGGAAGGAAAAAGAATAATGAAAACCGTAGAATTCCTGAAGGGCTTTCGCTTTTAA
- a CDS encoding diaminopimelate epimerase, translated as MKANKIKFEKFHAAGNDFIIVDDRNLSFPSAQEKIARMCHRHFGIGADGLILLQNHKDVDFEMIYYNSDGLIGSMCGNGGRCSIIFSRQLGMVTSDVTFLAYDGIHKAKVTGNDLVRISMNTVSKVEKLNEAFVLNTGSPHYVVFTDNLNFEIAPEARKIRNNETYREKGINVNFARIENGDLFMRTYERGVESETLACGTGTVATAIAASLYTERNELKQSWIVHALGGDLKVDFSREQENLFSDVWLEGIVTHVFRGEMEI; from the coding sequence ATGAAAGCAAATAAAATAAAATTTGAAAAATTTCATGCAGCAGGAAATGATTTTATTATAGTAGATGATCGCAATTTATCATTTCCCTCCGCACAAGAAAAAATTGCCCGAATGTGCCACAGGCATTTCGGCATAGGCGCCGATGGGTTAATATTATTGCAAAACCATAAAGACGTTGATTTTGAAATGATCTACTATAATTCAGATGGATTAATTGGATCTATGTGCGGTAACGGCGGCAGATGTTCGATCATTTTTTCACGACAATTAGGCATGGTTACTTCTGACGTTACCTTCCTTGCTTATGATGGAATTCATAAAGCGAAAGTAACCGGAAATGACCTGGTCCGGATTTCTATGAATACGGTTTCAAAAGTGGAAAAGTTGAATGAAGCATTTGTATTAAATACCGGATCGCCCCATTACGTAGTGTTCACAGATAATTTAAATTTTGAAATTGCTCCGGAAGCAAGAAAAATCCGGAACAATGAAACTTATAGAGAGAAAGGAATTAATGTAAATTTTGCCCGGATTGAAAACGGGGACCTTTTCATGCGTACCTATGAACGTGGTGTTGAGAGCGAAACATTAGCCTGTGGAACAGGAACAGTGGCAACCGCCATTGCGGCTTCTTTATATACAGAGCGGAATGAATTAAAACAAAGTTGGATAGTTCACGCTTTAGGCGGTGATCTAAAAGTTGATTTCAGCAGGGAACAGGAAAATCTTTTCAGCGATGTCTGGTTAGAAGGCATTGTTACCCATGTATTTAGAGGAGAAATGGAGATATAA